Proteins encoded in a region of the Tepidisphaeraceae bacterium genome:
- a CDS encoding uracil-DNA glycosylase, with translation MHLRAERAFGLDAVRTDRIAAPQAATAPAAPVIERAQPARPSAPVAESVAVTSGRPATRKPTVSTPPPANLVDPQARLMPTPDQSPFTAPILSTDEKIATLASMNEMQVRGCTKCRLCETRTQTVFGEGDVDAEIFFIGEGPGENEDLTGRPFVGKAGQLLDKMIVAMGLRREQVYIANIVKCRPPGNRAPAPDETAACTPYLLKQLETVRPKVIVTLGHPAARYMLETKQTMGRLRGNWHSWRGIQLMPTFHPSYVLRSYTEEVRAAVWSDLQQVLAALGKAAPKKGKGTDEK, from the coding sequence TTGCACCTTCGTGCCGAACGGGCGTTCGGGTTAGACGCGGTGCGCACCGACCGAATCGCTGCGCCCCAAGCCGCCACGGCCCCGGCCGCGCCGGTAATCGAACGGGCGCAACCAGCGCGACCGAGCGCGCCGGTGGCCGAGTCCGTCGCCGTCACGTCTGGCCGACCCGCGACGCGTAAGCCGACCGTCAGTACACCACCGCCCGCTAACCTGGTCGATCCGCAGGCGCGACTGATGCCGACGCCCGATCAGTCGCCGTTCACCGCGCCGATTCTTTCGACCGATGAAAAGATCGCGACGCTGGCGTCGATGAACGAGATGCAGGTGCGTGGCTGCACGAAGTGCCGCCTGTGCGAGACGCGCACGCAGACCGTGTTCGGTGAAGGGGACGTCGACGCGGAGATCTTCTTCATTGGTGAAGGTCCCGGTGAGAACGAAGATCTGACCGGTCGCCCGTTCGTCGGCAAGGCGGGGCAACTGCTCGACAAGATGATCGTCGCGATGGGCCTGCGCCGCGAACAGGTTTACATCGCCAACATCGTGAAGTGCCGGCCACCCGGAAATCGCGCGCCCGCGCCAGACGAGACCGCGGCGTGCACGCCGTACCTGTTGAAGCAGCTGGAAACGGTGAGACCGAAAGTCATCGTGACGCTCGGTCATCCCGCGGCACGCTACATGCTGGAGACGAAGCAGACGATGGGGCGATTGCGCGGTAATTGGCACTCGTGGCGCGGCATTCAACTTATGCCGACGTTCCACCCATCATACGTGTTGCGTAGCTACACCGAAGAGGTACGAGCGGCGGTATGGTCCGACCTTCAACAGGTGTTGGCCGCGCTCGGCAAGGCGGCACCGAAGAAGGGCAAGGGCACCGATGAGAAATGA
- the proB gene encoding glutamate 5-kinase translates to MESLSPAPSPRQSLKAVRTVVVKLGTQLLNDASSRLDAAFLATIAAQIATLARNGVHVSIVSSGAVSAGLRELGLDKRPVDLAKLQAVAAVGQRRLMDAWAAAFAPHDLHVGQVLLTREDVDDRTRFLNLRNTIHAIHELGAVPVINENDTVSTDEIVKITFGDNDILAALVANALRADLLVLLSVVDGILDADSQPVRLVQSIDAARALVRTEKSALGKGGMNSKVEAARAVTGSGEAMVLANGRMPDVLPRILAGDEVGTLFVPAPRKRSSRSRWIDSVRPAGIVVVDEGCAVALSKNKSLLAAGIVKVDGDFKPGDVVAIQTSDGKILGRGLSNYTAPDVERIRGKKSSEVRALLAESAYDEVIHRDNLVMM, encoded by the coding sequence ATGGAATCGCTCTCGCCTGCCCCATCGCCACGCCAGTCGCTGAAAGCCGTTCGCACCGTTGTGGTGAAGCTGGGAACGCAGCTGCTGAACGACGCGTCGTCGCGCCTGGATGCGGCGTTTCTGGCCACCATCGCCGCCCAAATTGCCACGCTGGCCAGGAATGGCGTGCATGTCTCTATCGTCAGTTCGGGCGCCGTCAGCGCCGGGCTGCGCGAGCTGGGCCTCGACAAGCGCCCCGTCGACCTCGCCAAACTGCAGGCGGTGGCCGCGGTGGGCCAGCGGCGGTTGATGGACGCCTGGGCGGCGGCGTTCGCGCCGCACGACCTGCACGTGGGGCAGGTGTTGCTGACCCGCGAGGACGTCGACGACCGCACCCGCTTCCTGAACCTCCGCAACACGATTCACGCGATTCACGAGCTGGGCGCCGTCCCGGTCATCAACGAGAACGACACCGTCAGCACCGATGAAATCGTCAAGATCACCTTCGGCGACAACGATATCCTGGCCGCGCTGGTCGCCAACGCGCTGCGGGCCGACCTGCTAGTTCTGCTAAGCGTGGTTGACGGCATCCTGGACGCCGACAGTCAGCCCGTGCGGCTGGTGCAGAGCATCGACGCCGCCCGCGCGCTCGTGCGCACCGAGAAGTCGGCGCTCGGCAAAGGTGGCATGAATTCGAAGGTAGAGGCCGCTCGGGCCGTTACGGGTTCGGGTGAAGCGATGGTGCTCGCCAACGGGCGCATGCCCGACGTGCTGCCGCGCATCCTGGCGGGCGACGAGGTCGGCACGCTCTTCGTACCCGCGCCCCGCAAGCGATCGAGCCGCAGCCGCTGGATCGACAGCGTCCGCCCTGCGGGCATTGTGGTGGTGGACGAGGGATGCGCCGTCGCCCTATCGAAAAACAAGAGCTTGCTGGCAGCGGGCATCGTGAAAGTGGATGGCGACTTCAAGCCGGGGGACGTGGTCGCGATTCAGACTTCGGACGGAAAGATTTTGGGACGCGGCTTGTCCAACTACACCGCGCCCGACGTCGAACGAATCCGCGGCAAGAAGTCATCTGAGGTGCGTGCCCTGCTGGCAGAGTCCGCTTATGACGAGGTCATCCATCGGGACAACCTTGTGATGATGTAA
- the dnaA gene encoding chromosomal replication initiator protein DnaA: MMTTHTPPREGIARRAQETVAFDPTLWQRILQIVRVQHPTLNRVWFDQLQPRQLTNGVIQAVVPTPAQLNFCQSQCQQPFTAAAQAATGRLVAVSFHCENLPKGGVFNDGDQPLPLNPDYVFENFVTGPCNRLPHAASVAVSSEPGKAYNPLFIHGGVGLGKSHLLQAVCQKVLESNADARILYLSCDSFINQFISAVETGDMNTFRHRYRHVDVLVIDDIHFLAGRDRTQEEFFHTFNTLYQGHKQIILSADCPPSEIPELEERLVSRFNWGLVARIEKPCYETRVAILKKKSKMRGLALPEDVICYIAAKVENNTRELEGAITKIQGMGLLQDGRIDLDLAKQALGESAAPEQTRVTIQMIFDAVTKYYNVRLSDLQSKKRHKSIAFPRQVCMYLARRHTRYSLEEIGGYFGGRDHTTVLHAVRTVTADVKDDPEIAKQVNHIEAQVTGTA; encoded by the coding sequence ATGATGACGACTCACACGCCACCGCGCGAGGGCATTGCCCGACGTGCGCAGGAAACCGTCGCCTTCGATCCGACCCTGTGGCAACGGATCCTGCAGATCGTCCGCGTTCAGCACCCGACGCTGAACCGCGTGTGGTTCGATCAACTTCAACCGCGCCAACTCACCAACGGCGTCATCCAAGCCGTCGTGCCGACGCCGGCGCAATTGAACTTTTGCCAGAGCCAGTGCCAGCAACCCTTCACCGCCGCCGCGCAAGCCGCGACGGGGCGGTTGGTGGCCGTTAGCTTTCACTGTGAGAACTTGCCCAAGGGTGGCGTGTTCAACGACGGCGACCAACCGTTGCCGCTGAATCCCGATTACGTTTTCGAGAACTTCGTCACCGGCCCGTGCAACCGCCTGCCGCACGCCGCCAGCGTCGCGGTGTCGAGTGAGCCGGGCAAGGCGTACAATCCGCTGTTCATTCACGGGGGCGTGGGCTTGGGCAAGTCGCACTTGCTTCAGGCCGTCTGCCAGAAGGTATTGGAATCGAACGCGGACGCGCGCATCCTCTATCTGTCGTGCGACAGCTTCATCAACCAGTTCATCAGCGCCGTTGAGACGGGCGACATGAACACGTTCCGCCATCGTTACCGCCACGTGGACGTGCTGGTGATCGACGACATTCACTTCCTCGCCGGTCGCGATCGCACGCAGGAGGAGTTCTTCCACACGTTCAACACGCTCTACCAGGGCCACAAGCAGATCATCCTGAGCGCCGACTGCCCGCCGAGCGAAATTCCGGAGTTGGAAGAGCGCCTCGTGTCGCGCTTCAACTGGGGCCTCGTGGCGCGCATCGAAAAGCCGTGCTACGAAACGCGCGTCGCGATTCTGAAGAAGAAGAGCAAGATGCGCGGCCTGGCACTGCCCGAAGACGTGATCTGCTACATCGCTGCGAAGGTGGAGAACAACACGCGCGAACTGGAAGGGGCGATCACGAAGATCCAGGGCATGGGCCTGTTGCAGGACGGCCGGATCGATCTTGATCTGGCCAAGCAGGCACTGGGGGAGTCGGCCGCGCCGGAACAGACGCGCGTGACGATCCAGATGATCTTCGACGCCGTCACGAAGTACTACAACGTGCGGCTGAGCGATTTGCAGAGCAAGAAGCGCCACAAGAGCATCGCGTTTCCACGGCAGGTCTGCATGTACCTTGCCCGCCGGCACACACGCTACAGCCTGGAAGAGATCGGCGGCTACTTCGGTGGCCGCGATCACACCACGGTGCTGCATGCGGTGCGCACGGTGACGGCCGACGTGAAGGACGACCCGGAGATCGCCAAGCAGGTGAATCACATCGAAGCCCAAGTCACCGGCACCGCGTAA
- a CDS encoding YkgJ family cysteine cluster protein has protein sequence MFIDVCRGYDAVMQLPVLPPSTDKPKKDPWYADGLQFTCTQCGNCCTGGPGFVWLTTDEIVKLAAYLKMTPEETVEQYCRKIDGKFSLTEVRNAAGNYDCVFLKDVPAARSGKGGDNAEGVQLTKRGCSVYPVRPLQCRTWPFWPENLSNKRTWTAASRKCHGMNVGRSFSINEIHAVRDANDWPKNPPTSAKR, from the coding sequence ATGTTCATCGACGTATGCCGGGGCTATGATGCCGTGATGCAGTTGCCCGTGTTGCCCCCATCCACCGACAAGCCGAAGAAGGACCCTTGGTACGCCGACGGCCTGCAATTCACCTGCACGCAGTGCGGCAACTGCTGCACGGGCGGTCCGGGCTTCGTCTGGCTGACGACCGACGAAATCGTGAAGTTGGCGGCCTACCTGAAGATGACGCCGGAGGAGACGGTCGAGCAGTACTGCCGAAAGATCGACGGAAAGTTCAGCCTGACCGAGGTCCGCAATGCCGCCGGCAATTACGACTGCGTCTTCCTGAAGGACGTGCCCGCGGCGCGATCTGGCAAGGGCGGCGATAACGCCGAAGGCGTTCAACTGACCAAGCGTGGTTGCAGCGTGTATCCCGTGCGCCCGTTGCAGTGCCGCACGTGGCCGTTCTGGCCGGAGAATTTGTCGAACAAGCGCACGTGGACGGCCGCGTCGCGCAAGTGCCACGGCATGAACGTCGGCCGATCGTTCTCGATCAACGAGATCCACGCCGTGCGCGATGCTAATGATTGGCCGAAGAACCCACCGACCAGCGCCAAGCGATAG
- a CDS encoding response regulator encodes MIGLKQGFHEVDVLNASVLIVEDENVSRRALATLLARLGYRPTAVASAEEALEMVDAGHQSPEIALIDLDLPGMGGAELISRLNVLDKRIVPIVISAAENEKIFTVLESRGIPFLRKPLNFDHLLTLMSEAKTLH; translated from the coding sequence ATGATCGGTTTGAAGCAGGGTTTTCATGAGGTGGACGTGCTAAATGCCTCAGTGTTGATCGTCGAGGACGAAAACGTCTCGCGCCGCGCGCTCGCTACCCTGCTCGCGCGGCTCGGGTACCGCCCCACCGCAGTGGCGTCGGCGGAAGAGGCGCTGGAAATGGTCGACGCGGGTCATCAGTCGCCAGAGATCGCGCTGATCGACCTCGACTTGCCCGGAATGGGTGGTGCCGAACTCATCAGCCGGTTGAACGTGCTCGACAAGCGCATCGTCCCGATCGTCATCTCGGCCGCCGAGAACGAGAAGATCTTTACCGTGCTGGAGTCGCGCGGCATTCCGTTCCTGCGCAAGCCGTTGAACTTCGACCACCTTCTGACCCTGATGAGCGAAGCCAAAACGCTGCATTGA
- a CDS encoding zinc ribbon domain-containing protein, producing MPIYEYTCDACKKTFDHLARTMTASAPVKCPECGSNQTQRALSVFAVGAESASTSRTPLPMQGGCGRCGGPGPCASGF from the coding sequence ATGCCCATCTACGAATACACCTGCGACGCCTGCAAGAAAACCTTCGACCACCTGGCCCGCACGATGACTGCCAGCGCCCCGGTGAAGTGCCCCGAATGCGGCTCTAATCAGACGCAGCGCGCCCTCAGCGTGTTCGCGGTGGGCGCCGAGAGCGCATCGACCTCGCGCACGCCCCTGCCAATGCAAGGAGGGTGTGGTCGGTGTGGCGGCCCCGGCCCCTGCGCGAGCGGCTTTTAG
- a CDS encoding thiamine-phosphate kinase — protein sequence MAGEFDFIQWISTQQRPDRRVPVPIGDDLAAVVWDGSDLLLVGVDQVLDGRHFDAKRHLPAQIGRKAMNRNLSDCAAMAALPAYAVTTLALPADASIDYARALYTGMRDAAAEFGCEIVGGDTGSWNGPLAITVTILGRSAGVAPVTRGGASPGDFLYVTGPLGGSIGGRHLTFSPRVALARELATRFRITSMIDISDGLSRDLGHLCAQSRCGAVVDAAAVPVHDDVRSLTFSDRSPLEHALHDGEDHELLFTSPDSVPPELAIRIGQVTEGRERVLQDGDLLRPLETRGWEHRLGSS from the coding sequence ATGGCCGGTGAGTTCGACTTCATCCAGTGGATCAGCACCCAACAGCGGCCGGACCGGCGCGTGCCCGTGCCGATCGGTGACGACCTGGCCGCCGTGGTCTGGGATGGGAGCGACCTGCTGCTGGTGGGGGTCGACCAAGTGCTGGACGGGCGGCACTTCGACGCGAAACGGCATTTGCCGGCGCAGATCGGTCGTAAGGCGATGAACCGCAACCTGTCCGACTGCGCCGCGATGGCGGCGCTGCCGGCGTACGCCGTGACGACCCTCGCCCTGCCGGCCGACGCGTCGATCGACTACGCCCGCGCGCTGTACACGGGCATGCGCGACGCCGCCGCCGAGTTCGGGTGCGAGATCGTTGGTGGCGACACCGGCTCCTGGAACGGGCCGCTGGCGATCACGGTGACGATCCTCGGCCGATCCGCGGGCGTTGCGCCGGTCACGCGGGGTGGCGCATCGCCGGGCGACTTTCTCTACGTCACCGGACCGCTTGGCGGCAGCATCGGTGGGCGGCATCTGACCTTCTCGCCGCGCGTTGCGCTGGCGCGCGAGCTGGCGACGCGGTTCCGCATCACGTCGATGATCGACATCAGTGACGGCCTGTCACGCGATTTGGGCCACCTGTGCGCTCAATCACGCTGCGGCGCGGTCGTAGACGCCGCTGCCGTGCCGGTGCATGACGACGTGCGATCGCTGACGTTTTCCGATCGATCGCCATTGGAACACGCGCTGCACGACGGTGAGGATCACGAACTGCTCTTCACCAGCCCCGATTCCGTTCCGCCCGAACTGGCGATCCGCATCGGTCAGGTGACCGAAGGGCGTGAGCGCGTGTTACAGGATGGGGACTTGCTGCGCCCCCTTGAGACGCGCGGGTGGGAGCACCGGTTGGGGAGCTCCTAA
- a CDS encoding ribonuclease D yields the protein MSNDPQRRRTFGRGAHRARNHESAHAAEPTIAGAAASHPLVPSGEPILIDNHADLARLLQTLRNAKVFAYDSEFIGELTYIPKLCLVQVCWADGVALIDPLAGDVDVTPFWELLTDPSVTKIVHAGQQDVEPVARLLKRPAAGIFDTQIAAGLAGLPYPVSLAKLVGELTGAKLGKSLTFSHWDQRPLSPMQLRYAADDVRYLLAVHDDLQKRLNALGHFDWAMAESDAMCQVNEFGFDPSTAFLRVRGGTNLPPRNLNVLRELTIWRDACARHHDLPPRAFLKDEILIDMARQPVKSTDKLDRVRGLPRPVEHEYGEQIVAVTLAALDAPETQLPRIADYEPLPSARFRAESFWAAAQSLATGRQIDPALLTSRQEIGDLHRRLEAGEDASEMRVMTGWRREALGGPLLDLYQGRRTFSARWVDGSLKIEAI from the coding sequence ATGTCGAATGACCCGCAACGCCGTCGAACGTTTGGTCGTGGGGCCCACCGGGCCCGCAATCACGAGTCTGCCCATGCCGCCGAACCCACCATTGCCGGGGCCGCGGCGTCGCACCCGTTGGTGCCGTCGGGCGAGCCAATCCTTATAGATAATCACGCAGATCTTGCGCGTTTGTTACAGACGCTGCGGAACGCGAAGGTCTTCGCTTATGACAGCGAGTTCATCGGTGAACTCACCTATATACCCAAGCTCTGCCTCGTGCAGGTCTGCTGGGCGGACGGCGTGGCCTTAATAGACCCTTTGGCCGGTGACGTCGACGTAACGCCCTTCTGGGAACTGCTGACCGATCCATCAGTTACGAAGATCGTGCACGCGGGCCAGCAGGACGTGGAACCAGTCGCGAGGCTACTGAAGCGCCCCGCTGCGGGCATTTTCGATACCCAGATTGCCGCCGGGCTCGCGGGGCTGCCGTATCCGGTGTCGCTGGCGAAGCTGGTGGGTGAGTTGACCGGCGCCAAGCTCGGCAAGAGCCTGACCTTCAGCCACTGGGACCAGCGCCCCCTGTCCCCCATGCAACTCCGCTACGCCGCCGACGACGTGCGGTACCTGCTGGCCGTCCATGACGATCTACAGAAGCGATTGAACGCGCTGGGCCACTTTGATTGGGCGATGGCCGAGAGCGACGCGATGTGCCAGGTGAACGAGTTCGGATTCGACCCCTCGACCGCGTTTCTGCGCGTGCGGGGCGGCACGAACTTGCCGCCACGTAACTTGAACGTATTACGCGAGTTGACGATCTGGCGCGACGCCTGCGCCCGCCATCACGACCTGCCGCCCCGGGCGTTCCTTAAGGACGAGATCCTGATCGACATGGCACGCCAGCCGGTGAAGTCGACCGACAAGCTCGACCGCGTACGTGGCCTGCCGCGTCCGGTGGAGCACGAGTACGGCGAGCAGATCGTCGCGGTCACGCTGGCGGCGCTAGACGCGCCCGAGACGCAGCTGCCGCGCATCGCCGACTACGAACCGCTACCGTCGGCGCGGTTTCGAGCCGAATCGTTCTGGGCCGCCGCCCAGAGCTTGGCGACTGGTCGGCAGATCGACCCCGCGCTGCTCACGAGCCGTCAGGAGATCGGCGACCTCCACCGCCGGCTTGAGGCGGGCGAGGACGCCAGCGAAATGCGCGTTATGACCGGCTGGCGGCGTGAAGCCTTGGGTGGTCCCCTGCTCGACCTTTACCAAGGACGGCGTACGTTCAGCGCTCGTTGGGTTGACGGTTCCCTGAAGATCGAGGCGATATAG
- a CDS encoding Gfo/Idh/MocA family oxidoreductase: protein MDQLRVGIIGCGRPWKSEGATGFGMSREHAKGYLKAGCHIAALADLNRENAEAFQKDLGGDAIYTDYHQMLAEAKLDIVSISTWPKLHTEMVLAAARAGVKAIHCEKPMAMTFGESREMVQVCDELKVQLTFNHQRRFGTPFIWMRQAVRDGRIGELKRMELSCGNLYDWGTHWFDMMFYYNAETPAEWVIGQIDTRGTKDVFGAPCEGQGLSHIKFKNEVRGTMVTGHQANIGAQQRLIGTEGQIEFDGKEARIWAKGMSDWQPLTGDEPVNDMNAVGLGVVDLVDALRTSRTPELAAAHAIQATELIFATYESSRTRGRVDLPLTISDSPLMDMLGRA from the coding sequence ATGGATCAGCTTCGCGTGGGCATCATTGGTTGTGGTCGGCCGTGGAAGAGCGAGGGGGCGACGGGTTTCGGCATGTCGCGCGAGCACGCGAAGGGGTACCTGAAGGCCGGATGTCACATCGCGGCGCTGGCCGACCTGAACCGCGAGAACGCCGAGGCGTTCCAGAAGGACCTCGGCGGTGACGCGATCTATACCGATTACCACCAGATGTTGGCGGAGGCCAAGCTCGACATCGTCAGCATCAGCACCTGGCCGAAGCTGCACACCGAGATGGTGCTGGCCGCCGCCCGCGCGGGGGTGAAGGCGATCCACTGCGAAAAACCGATGGCGATGACGTTCGGCGAGTCGCGCGAGATGGTGCAGGTCTGCGACGAGTTGAAGGTGCAGCTGACGTTCAACCACCAGCGCCGCTTCGGCACGCCGTTCATCTGGATGCGCCAGGCGGTGCGCGACGGGCGCATCGGAGAGCTGAAGCGCATGGAGCTGTCGTGCGGCAACCTGTACGACTGGGGCACGCACTGGTTTGACATGATGTTTTACTACAACGCCGAAACGCCCGCAGAATGGGTGATCGGGCAGATCGACACGCGCGGCACCAAGGACGTCTTCGGCGCGCCGTGCGAGGGGCAGGGCCTGTCGCACATCAAGTTCAAGAACGAGGTGCGCGGCACGATGGTCACCGGGCACCAGGCGAACATTGGGGCCCAGCAGCGCCTGATCGGCACCGAGGGGCAGATCGAGTTCGACGGCAAAGAGGCCCGCATCTGGGCCAAGGGCATGAGCGACTGGCAGCCGCTGACCGGGGATGAACCGGTGAACGACATGAACGCCGTCGGGCTGGGCGTCGTGGACCTCGTGGACGCCCTGCGCACCAGCCGCACCCCCGAACTGGCGGCCGCCCATGCGATTCAGGCGACCGAACTGATCTTCGCGACGTACGAATCGAGCCGCACGCGCGGGCGCGTCGACCTGCCGCTCACGATCAGCGATTCACCGTTGATGGACATGCTGGGACGCGCGTAA